The following coding sequences lie in one Acidobacteriota bacterium genomic window:
- a CDS encoding RidA family protein, whose amino-acid sequence MAKVEVRHPGKKVSTGAYSAAVLIDGWLYVSGQGPIDMETGEVVEGTIEDQTRLTLSHIGKILEAAGCRFDDVVKSTCHLSDIGDFDRFNAVYSEFFPGVRPARTTVQSALGKGMRVEIDAIARVPG is encoded by the coding sequence ATGGCAAAGGTAGAGGTCAGGCATCCCGGCAAGAAGGTATCAACGGGGGCATACTCGGCGGCGGTCCTGATTGACGGATGGCTTTACGTCAGCGGCCAGGGCCCCATCGATATGGAAACGGGAGAGGTGGTAGAAGGCACGATAGAGGACCAGACGCGTCTGACCCTCTCGCACATCGGAAAGATCCTGGAAGCCGCGGGATGCCGCTTTGACGATGTTGTCAAGTCGACCTGCCATCTGAGTGACATCGGTGATTTTGATCGCTTTAATGCTGTTTACTCGGAGTTCTTCCCGGGTGTTCGCCCGGCGCGAACCACCGTCCAGTCCGCGCTCGGCAAAGGAATGCGAGTGGAGATTGACGCAATTGCCCGAGTCCCAGGGTAG
- a CDS encoding DMT family transporter: MRSWLLLFACNLMWALQFTCVKLVQDQVGALFTVWGPMTLATIMLLPMIAAERRGPYPKGERSRRDLIAFFLLALVGIFPGQVFITWGTRWSLASNSALLMLTLPVSTALLAYLLLGERMTRVRWISFALAIAGVLMCSNLDFAHMDFGKGYLLGNALVLLGTLGSAFYNSYSKKVLERYSPLEVLFYTYVGMFILMTPLVLAEEGSVFRHIPSFTARTWIGLALLTFFHNFLSMVLFLKALKQLDAIQAALSNYLITFFGIPIAVIWLGERLAPLALIGGIIILGSTLLITIWDKPESLAESPRAETFPVK; encoded by the coding sequence ATGCGTTCCTGGCTCTTATTATTTGCATGTAATTTGATGTGGGCCCTTCAGTTCACGTGTGTCAAATTGGTACAGGATCAGGTGGGAGCTCTTTTCACTGTCTGGGGACCCATGACCCTGGCCACCATCATGCTCCTTCCCATGATTGCAGCGGAGAGGCGTGGGCCTTACCCCAAGGGTGAGCGATCCAGGCGCGACTTGATCGCTTTCTTTCTTCTCGCGCTGGTGGGGATATTTCCCGGGCAGGTTTTTATCACTTGGGGGACCCGCTGGTCGCTGGCCAGCAACTCCGCTCTGCTCATGCTGACCCTCCCGGTATCGACGGCGCTGCTGGCATATCTCCTCCTCGGCGAACGGATGACCCGTGTCCGCTGGATCAGCTTTGCGCTCGCCATCGCAGGCGTCCTGATGTGCTCCAATCTGGATTTTGCGCACATGGACTTCGGGAAGGGCTATCTACTGGGGAACGCCTTGGTCCTTCTCGGAACCCTGGGCAGTGCCTTTTACAACTCGTACAGCAAGAAGGTGCTGGAACGATATTCGCCGTTGGAAGTTCTTTTCTACACCTACGTAGGAATGTTCATCCTGATGACTCCGTTGGTGTTGGCTGAAGAAGGCAGCGTGTTCCGGCACATCCCCAGCTTTACGGCCCGGACTTGGATCGGACTGGCACTGCTGACGTTCTTCCATAACTTCCTGTCGATGGTTTTGTTTCTGAAGGCGCTCAAACAGCTTGACGCCATCCAGGCAGCCCTCTCGAATTACCTCATCACATTTTTCGGCATCCCAATCGCTGTGATCTGGCTTGGAGAAAGGCTGGCTCCGCTGGCGCTGATCGGTGGAATCATCATTCTTGGGAGCACGTTGCTGATCACTATTTGGGACAAGCCTGAATCGTTAGCCGAATCTCCCCGCGCAGAAACATTCCCAGTCAAATAG